A single genomic interval of Acetonema longum DSM 6540 harbors:
- a CDS encoding (2Fe-2S)-binding protein — MQIEVTVNGKPAVWEVDNDAMLAETLRTHGFLSVRKGCDTSCCGLCTVWLDGKPVLSCTVLSFRAQGRQITTIEGLQPQAEEFARILAAEGAEQCGYCSPGFIMTVLALKQEISNPSEADIIHYLTGNLCRCTGYLGQMRAIKKYLGVA; from the coding sequence ATGCAGATAGAAGTTACTGTGAATGGAAAACCGGCTGTCTGGGAGGTGGACAATGATGCGATGCTGGCCGAGACTCTGCGGACTCACGGCTTTTTAAGCGTCCGCAAAGGCTGCGATACGTCCTGTTGCGGCCTTTGCACCGTCTGGCTGGACGGCAAGCCGGTCCTGTCCTGCACCGTGCTTTCCTTTCGAGCCCAGGGACGGCAGATTACCACCATTGAAGGCCTGCAGCCTCAGGCCGAGGAATTTGCCCGCATTCTGGCGGCGGAAGGGGCCGAACAGTGCGGCTACTGCAGTCCCGGTTTCATCATGACCGTACTGGCGCTGAAACAGGAGATCAGCAATCCCAGCGAGGCTGATATCATTCATTATCTCACCGGCAACCTTTGCCGCTGCACCGGTTATCTGGGCCAAATGCGGGCCATAAAGAAATATCTGGGGGTGGCATGA
- a CDS encoding FAD binding domain-containing protein → MLTVLNLVQPATLEEAYQALTSNRSNAVLGGCAFLRLSPRKIPTGIDLSRLDLQYIKDTADRIEIGAMTTLRDLEVHPAAANHFNGALVKAVSQIIGVQFRNVATVGATVFSKYGFSDLITALLVLDTEVELFKGGRMPLAAFLEQPLQQDILVRIYIHKNGRKAAYQSLRNSASDYPILTAAASVLDKDWRVVVGARPQRAMEAAGAVAILSRGVNEDTIAQAAETAAAELSFGANLRGTAEYRQAMCRVLVKRAIEETERCEASRDREKFKGFFGLSGSQQQVSILPKSPEFEEIERCEASWDREKFKGLFGLSGSQRQVSVLPKSPKF, encoded by the coding sequence ATGCTTACTGTACTGAACTTGGTGCAGCCGGCTACACTGGAAGAGGCTTATCAGGCATTAACATCCAACCGGAGCAATGCTGTCCTGGGCGGCTGCGCCTTTTTGCGGCTATCGCCCCGCAAGATTCCCACCGGTATTGATTTATCCCGATTGGACCTGCAGTATATCAAGGATACGGCTGACAGGATCGAAATCGGTGCCATGACGACTCTGCGGGATCTGGAGGTTCATCCGGCGGCTGCGAACCATTTTAACGGCGCTTTGGTCAAGGCGGTCAGCCAGATCATTGGTGTGCAGTTTCGCAATGTGGCGACAGTGGGGGCCACGGTGTTTTCTAAATATGGCTTCTCGGATTTAATTACAGCGTTGTTGGTTCTAGATACCGAAGTGGAACTGTTTAAGGGTGGACGGATGCCTCTGGCGGCATTTTTGGAACAGCCCCTGCAGCAGGATATTCTGGTGCGTATTTATATTCATAAAAACGGCCGGAAAGCCGCTTATCAAAGTCTCCGCAATTCAGCCTCCGATTACCCGATACTGACGGCTGCCGCCTCGGTGTTAGACAAAGACTGGCGGGTAGTGGTCGGCGCCAGACCCCAGCGGGCGATGGAAGCCGCCGGTGCCGTCGCGATTTTATCACGGGGCGTGAATGAGGACACTATCGCTCAGGCAGCGGAAACAGCAGCGGCTGAGCTGTCCTTCGGGGCCAATCTGCGGGGTACGGCCGAATACCGGCAGGCTATGTGCCGGGTACTGGTAAAACGGGCAATTGAAGAGACAGAGAGATGCGAAGCATCTCGGGACCGCGAAAAATTTAAGGGATTTTTCGGGTTGTCAGGAAGTCAGCAGCAAGTATCTATTCTTCCGAAAAGTCCTGAATTTGAGGAAATAGAGAGATGCGAAGCATCTTGGGACCGCGAAAAATTTAAGGGACTTTTCGGCTTGTCAGGAAGTCAGCGGCAAGTATCTGTTCTTCCGAAAAGTCCTAAATTTTGA